A section of the Bombus huntii isolate Logan2020A chromosome 5, iyBomHunt1.1, whole genome shotgun sequence genome encodes:
- the LOC126865882 gene encoding uncharacterized protein LOC126865882, translated as MGWIFLASTLLFCLCAAGLPLPQGGGGAAGGHGQPQAGSPSTPGPGGGTAGSGASNTFGAAGGSASGPGSGAVGFGVTGGTTGGGAGGGAASGGAASGDAAGGGQSWSDGGQSWPGGPTRRGRGWRDWRRGDPTLIKGLWKSKGPLDSLGKAEVYIFLALLIGFVTVVVGCWLSDNCWSPEPEGVVTLA; from the exons ATGGGGTGGATCTTCCTTGCCAGTACTTTACTCTTTTGCTTATGCG CGGCGGGATTGCCGTTGCCACAGGGCGGTGGCGGCGCGGCGGGGGGCCATGGACAGCCGCAGGCTGGTTCGCCGAGCACCCCGGGCCCCGGCGGTGGCACAGCTGGCAGTGGCGCGAGCAACACTTTTGGCGCCGCTGGCGGCAGTGCCTCTGGCCCTGGCAGCGGCGCTGTTGGTTTCGGTGTGACCGGAGGAACTACCGGCGGTGGGGCCGGTGGTGGTGCCGCCAGTGGTGGTGCCGCCAGTGGTGATGCCGCCGGTGGTGGTCAAAGTTGGTCCGATGGTGGTCAAAGTTGGCCCGGTGGCCCGACTCGTCGGGGCCGAGGGTGGCGCGACTGGCGCCGCGGCGACCCCACGCTGATAAAGGGACTCTGGAAGTCGAAGGGACCTCTAG ATTCCTTAGGCAAGGCGGAAGTGTACATCTTCTTAGCGCTGCTGATCGGTTTCGTGACGGTGGTGGTGGGCTGTTGGCTGTCGGATAACTGTTGGTCCCCGGAACCGGAAGGGGTGGTGACCCTGGCATAG